One Anaerobacillus alkaliphilus DNA window includes the following coding sequences:
- a CDS encoding HAD family hydrolase — protein sequence MVQTTEIKRAVFFDLDDTIYDQLQPFNDAIKFLEEFPEDLKYEDIFKRSRQFSDILWNQYCNDVITLEELRVNRLVLAFNEFGHELTSHQALQIQEHYESRQGHIQVIDGFLEAFHTLRENGYMVGLITNGPVEHQWKKIKSLELDKYIPEELIFVSDAVGIAKPDPNIFIHVTSTLKIKPEHCYYVGDSWRNDVVPPIKAGWNSIWFNYRQRKPETNDQPFKTIYSFKEFSI from the coding sequence ATGGTACAAACAACAGAAATAAAGAGAGCTGTTTTTTTTGATCTAGATGATACTATTTATGATCAACTGCAACCATTTAACGATGCAATTAAATTTCTAGAGGAGTTTCCGGAGGACTTAAAGTATGAAGACATCTTCAAACGTTCTCGACAGTTCAGTGATATACTTTGGAACCAATATTGTAATGATGTAATTACATTAGAAGAACTAAGGGTCAATAGACTAGTTCTTGCCTTCAATGAATTCGGACATGAGCTAACGTCGCACCAAGCGTTGCAAATTCAAGAACACTATGAGAGTAGGCAAGGGCATATACAAGTTATTGATGGCTTTCTTGAGGCTTTTCATACCTTAAGAGAGAATGGTTACATGGTTGGACTGATTACTAATGGTCCAGTTGAACATCAGTGGAAAAAGATAAAGTCTCTAGAACTTGATAAGTACATACCTGAAGAGTTAATTTTTGTTTCAGATGCAGTCGGGATCGCAAAACCTGATCCGAATATCTTTATTCATGTAACTAGTACTCTTAAAATAAAACCAGAGCATTGTTATTATGTAGGGGACTCATGGAGAAATGATGTAGTACCACCGATTAAGGCTGGCTGGAATAGTATTTGGTTTAATTATCGCCAACGAAAGCCTGAAACAAACGATCAGCCATTCAAGACGATCTATAGTTTTAAAGAATTTAGTATTTAA
- a CDS encoding cytochrome ubiquinol oxidase subunit I, with protein sequence MDNVLLARTLFGSSLAFHIIFATLGVGLTFLILLAEVLRVVTKDNDYAILAKRWTKGVAILLGVAIPSGTIVGVMLSLLWPGFIEVVGQVIALPFAIEIFAFFLEALFLSIYVYAADRLSQTMRLISVFFVALGATASAVLITNVQAWMNTPRGFDFVDGQFVNIQPWQAVLNPAFSYTAKHVVSSAYMATAFVVVSVAAYRLLKGNLKEKEERYYRKGLMLALIFGAATALWTGTSGHSSAVGLHNNTPVKLAAAEGLFETQSNAPLAIFGIPDPEANRVVGGLELPGLLSWLATGSTDGVVIGLNEFPRDEWPPLFVHTLFNIMVGIGSLLIAVSFGAIAYRLIFRKKPYPQWLLAVLLISGPLAMIGLETGWIFACIGRQPWTIIGFQRTAEAATQSGNLGFIFVLFISLYLFLLVLTGLVMRFYFQRNPLSKEYETTTSV encoded by the coding sequence ATGGATAACGTTTTATTAGCGAGGACACTTTTTGGTTCGTCTCTAGCATTTCATATTATCTTTGCTACTTTGGGAGTTGGACTGACGTTTCTAATTTTACTGGCAGAAGTTCTTCGAGTAGTAACGAAGGACAACGATTATGCAATATTAGCTAAGCGTTGGACAAAGGGGGTTGCGATTTTACTAGGTGTAGCAATTCCCTCGGGGACAATTGTTGGGGTTATGCTCTCTTTATTATGGCCAGGGTTCATTGAGGTCGTTGGACAAGTGATTGCGTTACCATTTGCGATTGAGATCTTTGCTTTTTTTCTTGAGGCTTTATTTTTATCAATTTATGTTTACGCGGCAGACCGCCTTTCGCAGACGATGCGGTTAATTAGCGTCTTTTTCGTTGCTCTTGGCGCAACAGCATCAGCGGTATTAATTACAAATGTTCAGGCTTGGATGAATACACCTAGGGGTTTTGACTTTGTTGATGGACAATTTGTTAATATCCAGCCATGGCAAGCGGTCCTAAATCCTGCTTTTAGTTATACCGCTAAGCATGTGGTAAGTAGCGCTTACATGGCGACGGCTTTTGTCGTTGTTTCCGTAGCGGCATATCGTTTGTTAAAAGGAAATCTGAAAGAAAAAGAGGAGAGGTATTACCGGAAAGGGTTAATGCTTGCCCTGATCTTTGGTGCGGCAACGGCATTATGGACAGGAACCAGTGGTCATAGCTCCGCGGTTGGATTGCACAATAACACTCCTGTAAAACTAGCAGCAGCAGAAGGGTTGTTTGAAACTCAATCAAATGCTCCGCTAGCAATTTTCGGAATTCCTGATCCAGAAGCAAATCGTGTTGTTGGTGGTTTGGAACTCCCAGGTCTACTTAGTTGGCTCGCAACTGGTTCAACTGATGGAGTTGTGATTGGATTAAATGAGTTTCCGCGCGACGAGTGGCCGCCACTGTTTGTGCACACGCTCTTTAATATTATGGTTGGAATAGGGTCATTATTAATTGCAGTATCATTTGGAGCGATAGCTTACCGGCTAATTTTTCGAAAGAAACCTTATCCGCAATGGCTATTAGCTGTACTACTTATCAGTGGGCCGCTTGCGATGATTGGGTTGGAAACAGGCTGGATTTTTGCTTGTATTGGCAGACAGCCGTGGACAATTATTGGATTTCAGCGAACGGCAGAGGCTGCGACACAATCAGGAAATCTAGGGTTTATTTTTGTTCTATTTATTAGTTTATATTTGTTCTTGTTAGTGCTTACAGGGCTTGTCATGAGGTTTTATTTTCAGCGCAATCCTTTATCAAAAGAATATGAAACGACAACGTCAGTCTAG
- a CDS encoding YceI family protein, with protein MTKTKWALDTAHSGVEFSVKHMMIANVKGTFNNFNAEIDADPNDLTTGDISFSIDTASIDTRNEDRDNHLRSADFFDVENYPALTFKATEIVSNGDGEYQVTGDLTIRDTTNKETFVVTYEGSGKDPWGNEKVGFTVNGKIKRSDYGLTWNAALETGGVLVGDQIKISLEIQAAKA; from the coding sequence ATGACAAAAACAAAATGGGCACTTGATACAGCACATAGTGGTGTAGAATTTTCAGTAAAACACATGATGATTGCAAACGTAAAAGGAACTTTTAACAACTTTAACGCAGAAATTGATGCTGACCCAAATGATCTAACTACAGGAGATATCTCTTTTAGTATCGATACAGCTAGCATTGATACACGAAATGAGGATCGTGATAACCACTTACGTTCAGCAGATTTCTTTGATGTAGAAAACTACCCTGCATTAACTTTTAAGGCAACTGAAATTGTTAGCAACGGTGATGGTGAATATCAAGTAACTGGTGACCTAACTATCCGTGATACAACTAATAAAGAAACATTTGTTGTAACATACGAAGGATCTGGAAAAGACCCTTGGGGCAATGAGAAAGTCGGCTTTACAGTTAACGGAAAAATCAAACGTAGTGACTATGGTTTAACATGGAATGCAGCATTAGAAACAGGCGGTGTACTTGTTGGAGATCAAATTAAAATTTCATTAGAAATTCAAGCAGCAAAAGCTTAA
- the cydC gene encoding thiol reductant ABC exporter subunit CydC, which produces MELRTVIKLIMSEKRDLLLSILFGFLAAISSVALFADSGYLISKAALLPPLYVLTMTIAFLKLFSVMRALSRYAERYFSHRATFTILSRLRTYFFNKLEPHAATIFHNYRSGDLLARIVGDVESLQHFFLRVYYPPVVMVAVFLVTLVFTLLFSPAITLVLFSGLIVTGFLLPFFFAQLQKQKKTIVREVRGRLSTETTELMQGFLDLKLYQKLQEREDQLVRTANSYLACQAASSKKALTSQALQQWVALFTTWLVVCLGAIFILEQKLDPVFLAMLVLIGLTVFETATPMAVFPIHFVDSKTAASRLFSVVNEKENSKDSNNSIETDTIPSIEVKNLSYQFPGSSRPTLKNVNCTIPAGSKTALVGPSGSGKSTFLGILLKFYDDYQGEIRIAGQQFSKLDEEVLWKAVNPVLQSNHYFYGTVRENLQIAKESASDGEMKTVLAKVYLDNLSLDSLILEKGENLSGGEKQRLALARAMLKGSHLWLLDEPTSSLDAITEKQIIDEIFTEYADDTMVFVSHRLYGLEKFDQILVMEAGEIIEAGTYEQLMNKKGYFYELKQIESRLFYA; this is translated from the coding sequence ATGGAGCTTCGAACGGTTATCAAGCTGATCATGAGTGAAAAAAGAGATCTCCTGCTTTCGATTTTGTTTGGGTTTTTAGCAGCGATTTCTTCTGTAGCTTTATTTGCAGATAGCGGCTACCTGATATCGAAGGCGGCTCTGCTTCCCCCGTTATATGTGCTGACAATGACTATTGCATTTTTAAAGCTATTTAGTGTCATGAGAGCGCTCAGCCGCTATGCTGAACGTTATTTTTCACATCGGGCGACGTTCACGATTTTAAGTAGATTACGAACCTATTTCTTTAATAAACTTGAGCCGCATGCCGCAACAATTTTTCATAACTATAGAAGTGGCGATTTACTTGCTCGGATTGTTGGCGATGTAGAAAGTTTGCAACACTTTTTCTTACGAGTCTACTATCCTCCGGTTGTGATGGTAGCGGTATTTTTGGTGACACTCGTATTTACGTTGCTATTTTCACCCGCAATAACCTTGGTCCTTTTTTCGGGACTAATTGTGACGGGCTTTCTCCTTCCTTTCTTTTTTGCTCAGCTTCAAAAGCAGAAGAAAACAATCGTCCGTGAAGTACGAGGCCGGCTTTCTACAGAAACTACCGAGCTGATGCAAGGTTTTCTAGACTTAAAGCTGTATCAAAAGCTTCAAGAAAGGGAAGATCAATTAGTGCGAACTGCAAATTCGTATCTAGCTTGTCAAGCAGCAAGTAGTAAAAAGGCTTTGACGAGCCAAGCACTTCAACAATGGGTCGCGTTGTTTACTACATGGCTCGTAGTATGTTTAGGTGCTATTTTCATACTCGAACAGAAGCTTGATCCTGTATTTCTAGCGATGCTCGTGTTAATTGGATTGACGGTCTTTGAAACAGCAACTCCAATGGCTGTGTTTCCGATTCATTTTGTTGATAGTAAGACAGCTGCCAGTCGGCTTTTTTCAGTCGTCAATGAAAAGGAGAATTCTAAGGATAGTAATAACAGCATTGAAACAGATACTATCCCTTCAATTGAAGTAAAGAACTTGTCGTATCAATTTCCGGGTTCAAGCCGGCCTACGTTAAAGAATGTCAATTGTACAATTCCAGCTGGCTCAAAAACAGCACTAGTTGGCCCTAGTGGCTCAGGGAAATCAACTTTTTTAGGGATTTTATTAAAATTTTATGACGATTATCAGGGCGAGATTAGGATCGCAGGCCAGCAGTTTTCGAAGCTAGATGAAGAAGTACTCTGGAAAGCGGTAAATCCTGTTTTGCAGAGCAATCACTACTTCTATGGAACTGTAAGGGAGAACTTGCAGATTGCTAAAGAGAGCGCGTCAGACGGGGAAATGAAAACAGTGCTAGCAAAAGTGTACTTGGATAATTTGTCCCTAGATTCGCTTATCTTAGAAAAAGGAGAAAATCTTTCAGGTGGAGAAAAACAGCGCCTTGCCCTCGCAAGAGCGATGTTGAAAGGCTCACATTTATGGCTATTGGACGAGCCAACTTCTTCACTTGATGCAATTACTGAAAAACAAATTATAGATGAGATTTTTACAGAATATGCCGATGATACAATGGTTTTTGTCAGCCATCGTTTATATGGACTAGAGAAATTTGATCAAATCCTTGTGATGGAAGCAGGAGAAATCATTGAAGCCGGTACATATGAGCAATTAATGAATAAGAAAGGCTATTTCTATGAATTAAAGCAAATTGAAAGTCGCTTGTTTTATGCATAG
- a CDS encoding DUF1292 domain-containing protein: MAVEIGEELLFGDEGSEEKYEVIYTCELNDKHYLLAALSEELNREETEPEIIGFTYTEDEEGTLFYDEIDENEWPEVEAKFNSYLEELEQEE, encoded by the coding sequence ATGGCTGTTGAAATTGGTGAAGAGTTGCTTTTTGGTGATGAAGGTAGTGAGGAAAAGTATGAAGTTATTTATACTTGTGAGTTAAATGATAAGCACTATTTACTAGCTGCCTTAAGCGAGGAATTAAATAGGGAAGAAACTGAACCTGAAATTATAGGATTTACGTATACCGAAGACGAAGAGGGTACACTCTTTTACGATGAGATTGATGAAAATGAGTGGCCAGAAGTGGAAGCTAAATTTAATTCATACCTAGAGGAGTTAGAACAAGAAGAATAA
- a CDS encoding cytochrome d ubiquinol oxidase subunit II — translation MNEAYIGIMIIWLFLFLYALGGAVDFGTGFWSMYYYEKKDTTAANFANLFLSPSWEVTNVFLVLFVVALVGFFPGAAFAMGSLLIVPVSFVLFLLTIRSAFMVYSYTVRKYVKLLRYVSGITGLLIPALMLSVLPIIIGGFFEVVGDRHYILYNELLTSPTLYAHIGFGLASQLFLSSLFLSDYASEANSMETYEVYRKNAIIFGPIMLSFAVAATLTLIPQAMWMVENMAREWELFALSMFAYTIGYSALWWPSKKGRIGQPRVAFVLIIGQYALASLAYGSAHMPYLVYPYLTIYDALTNLTMFYSLTIGYAIGMAILLPLFIWFWRLFLKDKRYLSSEK, via the coding sequence TTGAATGAAGCATACATTGGGATCATGATTATTTGGCTGTTTTTGTTTCTATATGCGTTAGGTGGTGCGGTTGATTTTGGTACCGGTTTTTGGTCGATGTATTATTATGAAAAGAAAGATACGACAGCAGCCAATTTTGCAAATCTTTTTTTATCACCATCTTGGGAAGTAACGAATGTATTTCTTGTTTTGTTCGTTGTCGCTCTTGTCGGCTTTTTTCCCGGAGCTGCTTTTGCCATGGGTTCATTATTAATTGTACCTGTCAGCTTCGTCTTATTCCTATTAACAATCCGAAGTGCTTTTATGGTCTATTCGTATACGGTAAGAAAATATGTAAAGTTGCTTCGTTATGTTTCAGGAATAACTGGCTTATTAATTCCAGCATTGATGCTTAGTGTCTTGCCAATTATTATCGGTGGATTTTTTGAAGTTGTTGGCGATCGACACTACATCTTATACAATGAACTGCTGACAAGCCCTACGTTATACGCTCATATAGGTTTCGGTTTAGCGAGCCAATTGTTTTTATCTTCCCTATTTTTAAGTGACTATGCTAGTGAAGCGAATTCAATGGAAACGTATGAAGTGTACCGAAAAAATGCTATTATCTTTGGGCCAATTATGTTGAGTTTTGCCGTAGCGGCAACATTAACATTAATACCACAAGCAATGTGGATGGTTGAGAATATGGCACGTGAGTGGGAATTGTTTGCCTTGAGTATGTTTGCTTACACAATCGGATATAGTGCGCTCTGGTGGCCATCGAAAAAAGGTCGAATTGGTCAGCCACGTGTGGCCTTTGTCTTAATTATCGGTCAATATGCGCTTGCAAGTTTGGCTTACGGTTCGGCACATATGCCTTATCTTGTATATCCGTATCTAACCATATATGATGCTTTGACGAATTTGACAATGTTTTATTCGCTTACCATTGGTTATGCGATTGGAATGGCCATCTTATTGCCGTTGTTTATATGGTTTTGGCGCTTATTTCTTAAAGATAAACGGTATTTGTCTAGTGAAAAATAA
- the cydD gene encoding thiol reductant ABC exporter subunit CydD, which yields MKQLKEMVQKQKKSRHLLLFTSIASGIVIVAQAYFIVSTVDALFLQAATLLEVIPFLLGLLLAFSARASLTYATGRIGLHMAVVAKREFRNNLLLYYRNYPLQASREGLAGKRVSVILDCVDEIDPYFSTYYPQRIVTSIVPLIVLATVFWYNWISATILLVTAPFIPLLMILIGRSSKKKAEEQMEKLTLFSGKFLDILQGLVTLKFFGKAKEQHQEIYDSSIRYREATMEVLKIAFVSSLMLEFISMLGIALIALELGLRLVVFQQLTFFTAFFVLLLAPEFYATFKELGSAFHAGRGSMGAAEKIVDELKQGSKVVEWGELELESKIPPKIALEDVSFRYSETSFSLEGVHATVEPFTNAAIVGKTGAGKTTLLHMLAGLFSPESGKILINDRPLFAYKEESWFDQFSYISQQPFLFSGTIEENILIGMKQGQLSKDEWESVIKKAGLKELIETLDDREKTLVGEGGRGLSGGEKQRIALARALVKKPSVIFFDEPTAGLDLRTEHVLQQSLEELAKTATVITVAHRLHTIQHADQLLFLEEGRLIATGTHQKLLNSCATYRNMFEIQRNGKEATG from the coding sequence ATGAAGCAGCTGAAAGAAATGGTTCAAAAACAAAAAAAGTCTCGGCATCTACTTTTGTTCACTTCGATTGCTAGTGGAATTGTTATTGTTGCTCAAGCATATTTTATAGTGTCCACTGTCGATGCCCTTTTTCTACAAGCTGCAACGCTACTTGAGGTTATCCCATTTTTGCTTGGACTTCTACTAGCCTTTTCGGCTCGGGCTAGTCTCACGTATGCAACTGGCCGAATTGGTCTCCATATGGCGGTCGTAGCAAAAAGAGAATTTCGGAACAATCTTTTGTTATATTATCGAAACTACCCATTGCAAGCTTCACGCGAAGGGCTAGCAGGGAAGAGGGTTAGCGTCATTTTAGATTGTGTCGATGAAATCGATCCCTACTTTAGTACATATTATCCTCAACGCATCGTAACCAGTATTGTTCCATTAATCGTACTAGCTACGGTCTTTTGGTACAATTGGATTTCGGCAACGATACTTCTCGTGACTGCTCCTTTTATTCCGCTTTTAATGATCTTAATCGGACGTTCTTCAAAAAAGAAAGCAGAAGAGCAGATGGAGAAACTCACACTTTTTTCAGGGAAGTTTCTTGATATTCTCCAAGGCTTAGTGACATTAAAGTTTTTCGGTAAGGCCAAAGAACAGCACCAGGAGATCTATGACAGTAGTATTCGGTATCGCGAGGCAACGATGGAGGTGTTAAAAATCGCCTTCGTCTCCTCATTGATGCTAGAGTTTATTTCCATGCTAGGGATTGCCTTAATTGCCTTAGAATTAGGTCTGCGGCTGGTTGTTTTTCAGCAACTAACATTTTTCACTGCTTTCTTTGTGCTCTTACTTGCTCCAGAATTTTATGCAACTTTTAAAGAGTTAGGTAGTGCTTTTCACGCAGGACGTGGCAGTATGGGGGCAGCCGAAAAAATTGTTGATGAACTTAAGCAAGGAAGTAAGGTGGTAGAGTGGGGAGAGTTGGAGCTCGAAAGCAAAATACCACCTAAAATAGCACTTGAGGATGTTTCTTTTCGTTATTCAGAAACTTCTTTTTCGCTAGAAGGGGTCCATGCCACAGTTGAGCCATTCACGAATGCTGCCATTGTAGGGAAGACTGGTGCGGGAAAAACAACGCTCCTTCACATGCTTGCAGGTCTTTTTTCTCCAGAGAGCGGGAAAATTTTGATAAATGACAGACCACTTTTTGCTTACAAGGAAGAAAGTTGGTTTGATCAGTTTAGCTATATTTCTCAGCAACCATTTTTGTTTTCAGGAACGATCGAAGAAAACATTCTTATAGGGATGAAACAAGGACAGTTATCAAAAGACGAATGGGAAAGTGTAATCAAAAAGGCAGGTTTGAAAGAGTTAATTGAAACGCTTGACGATCGGGAAAAGACATTAGTAGGTGAAGGTGGAAGAGGATTATCAGGGGGAGAGAAGCAACGAATTGCCTTAGCAAGAGCCTTAGTAAAAAAGCCTTCGGTTATATTCTTTGATGAACCGACAGCAGGTCTTGACCTTCGAACAGAACATGTATTACAGCAGTCCCTTGAAGAATTAGCCAAAACAGCAACGGTGATTACCGTTGCCCACCGACTTCACACAATTCAACACGCCGATCAACTTTTGTTTTTAGAAGAAGGTCGCTTAATAGCAACAGGTACACATCAGAAGCTTTTAAACAGCTGCGCTACCTATCGGAACATGTTTGAAATTCAAAGGAATGGGAAGGAGGCTACCGGGTAA
- a CDS encoding GNAT family N-acetyltransferase → METFEQVKIVEYHEGLAKGIAKMWNESRENWGGDSVVMTEEEVKEKEANSTNLHLFLAVVEEEVVGYCGLSEYREDTGALYIPLLNVHPAYQGLKIGKQLVLKAVEKTIELNWPRLDLFTWAGNTKAVPLYKKCGFFWEDRENTTHLMNFIPMVLQIEWLKPFFEKHDWYSTSQRVIEVKPDGIKENDHTFYEYVWEAGEEFVRIQIERTGRAIRLIETHDMLVEMKLPAFKLLENKEHSVSYRVVNKTHIPLEVSISGISSELIDHDFNEIVVINEEWRGEYPVRLKMPSSEPSPWKTHPVVSANLVINGHQIPVKMGVFPKKAGKIHLRSIKTNWRYGENGTLHLDLESQLEEDTTWTVKLPENKVVKWGQSLVEAKHKGNTRVSIPLSITLLQNDFLAGDLVVKVERDTGESFTFTSRLALAFPGYGARFGGETEEYWYGYIGSFYVRIEKRNHHVTIGSLRSNQEPVPLFTPKLGKPFSEEFSKKEASLVEYIDAQEAFIVKTSLQSDTFAPLILNTSYKIYGDGLVEIYHDITNEGNESKQEIFLRQPLNLQLYGLSIPQKDGVMTNREASLPFLDYIRDKDISERWLFTSFKGETKAISWPEEAVGGKDDWRFGIEYSVNEIEPMSAVQFGPIQVGLNTASTWQEWREFVLGEEAKTIHETPTYTLKSENDNFVTTVGKEVDYTFQTLLTPYLNGKLTLHYEGDTIVTEVHKEDAVTKMNVSITHDTPGFKFISGNYSSIGQHGEIQTCQIVKGLGEVSLKNDDQIWTVDNNVLTFRASSSYYPNIYSLTYKGKEVFDHQYPNAGPKAWWNPWGGGLQFKFSSVSHRTLFKEKTLIEPVQKLDQYGNSWSGICLTTKITDHETMNDVVLRQFALTLPEVPVLASYAEIDQGSRRTFTKEVLELNAFFKPAESLASCFAEVPTEGIIKTYYAGVEEILQDTSFVTIGSDERREKITVIHPSIRKMSEVYMNHEVLAVASGQYWSASSGNLTTVQPTFIVIGEESIHLTAQQFQDLSFK, encoded by the coding sequence ATGGAAACTTTCGAGCAAGTAAAAATTGTAGAGTACCATGAAGGTCTAGCAAAAGGGATCGCTAAGATGTGGAATGAGAGCCGTGAAAATTGGGGTGGAGATTCCGTTGTTATGACAGAAGAAGAGGTAAAAGAAAAAGAAGCCAATTCTACGAATCTTCATTTATTTTTGGCTGTAGTTGAAGAAGAGGTAGTTGGCTATTGTGGACTTTCAGAATATCGTGAAGATACAGGGGCGCTGTATATACCATTATTAAATGTTCACCCTGCTTACCAAGGTTTAAAAATAGGGAAGCAACTTGTGTTAAAAGCAGTTGAAAAAACAATTGAGTTAAATTGGCCTAGATTAGATTTATTTACGTGGGCTGGAAATACGAAGGCTGTACCTTTATATAAAAAATGTGGCTTTTTCTGGGAAGACAGAGAAAATACAACGCATTTAATGAATTTTATCCCGATGGTACTTCAAATTGAATGGTTAAAGCCTTTCTTTGAAAAACATGATTGGTATTCAACGAGTCAACGTGTAATTGAGGTTAAGCCTGACGGTATTAAAGAAAACGATCATACCTTTTATGAATATGTATGGGAAGCAGGAGAAGAGTTTGTCCGAATTCAAATTGAACGAACTGGAAGGGCAATTCGACTGATTGAAACTCATGATATGTTAGTAGAAATGAAGCTACCAGCATTTAAACTCTTAGAGAATAAAGAACATAGTGTCTCTTACCGAGTCGTCAATAAAACACATATACCGCTTGAGGTGTCAATCTCGGGGATTTCCTCGGAACTTATAGATCACGATTTCAATGAAATAGTTGTTATCAATGAGGAGTGGAGAGGAGAGTATCCTGTTAGATTGAAAATGCCTAGCAGTGAGCCAAGTCCTTGGAAAACGCATCCAGTTGTTTCGGCAAACCTCGTGATTAATGGCCACCAAATCCCAGTCAAAATGGGGGTGTTCCCCAAAAAAGCAGGAAAGATCCACTTACGTTCAATAAAAACAAATTGGCGTTACGGGGAAAATGGTACATTACATCTAGATTTAGAGAGTCAATTAGAGGAAGATACAACGTGGACGGTGAAACTTCCAGAAAATAAGGTTGTAAAGTGGGGCCAGTCTTTAGTAGAAGCAAAACACAAAGGCAATACACGTGTATCAATCCCGTTGTCTATTACATTATTACAGAATGATTTCCTTGCTGGAGATTTAGTAGTCAAAGTCGAGCGCGATACGGGAGAGTCTTTTACTTTTACTAGTCGATTAGCGTTAGCATTCCCGGGTTATGGAGCAAGATTTGGTGGTGAAACAGAGGAATATTGGTATGGTTATATTGGTTCTTTTTATGTCAGAATTGAAAAAAGAAATCATCATGTTACTATTGGATCACTCAGATCAAACCAAGAGCCAGTCCCATTATTTACTCCGAAATTAGGCAAACCGTTTAGTGAGGAGTTCTCAAAGAAGGAAGCGAGTTTGGTTGAGTACATCGACGCACAGGAAGCATTTATAGTAAAAACTTCTTTACAATCGGATACATTTGCACCGTTAATACTAAATACATCATACAAAATTTATGGGGATGGGTTGGTAGAAATCTACCACGACATAACAAACGAAGGAAACGAAAGTAAACAAGAAATATTCCTTCGACAACCTTTAAATCTTCAACTCTACGGTTTAAGTATTCCACAAAAAGATGGAGTCATGACTAACAGAGAAGCATCCTTACCATTTCTAGATTATATTCGTGATAAAGATATTTCGGAAAGGTGGCTCTTTACGTCCTTCAAAGGAGAAACGAAAGCTATAAGCTGGCCTGAAGAAGCAGTTGGAGGCAAAGATGATTGGCGTTTTGGAATTGAGTACTCAGTAAACGAAATTGAACCAATGAGCGCTGTTCAATTTGGTCCAATTCAAGTAGGTCTTAATACAGCTTCTACCTGGCAAGAGTGGCGAGAGTTTGTACTTGGGGAGGAAGCAAAAACGATTCATGAAACGCCAACTTACACATTGAAGTCTGAAAATGATAATTTCGTTACAACTGTAGGGAAAGAAGTTGACTATACTTTTCAAACGCTGCTTACCCCATACCTAAATGGAAAGTTAACCTTACATTATGAGGGAGACACTATAGTTACAGAGGTTCACAAAGAAGACGCAGTAACTAAAATGAATGTAAGCATTACCCATGATACGCCCGGATTTAAATTTATTTCAGGAAACTACTCATCTATTGGGCAGCACGGGGAAATTCAAACTTGTCAAATTGTGAAAGGCTTGGGAGAAGTTTCGTTGAAAAATGATGATCAAATATGGACAGTAGATAATAATGTACTAACGTTTAGAGCTTCATCTTCTTATTATCCGAATATCTATTCCTTAACGTATAAAGGGAAAGAAGTATTTGACCATCAATATCCAAACGCAGGTCCTAAAGCATGGTGGAACCCATGGGGTGGTGGATTACAATTCAAGTTTTCAAGTGTAAGCCATCGCACTTTGTTTAAAGAAAAAACACTAATTGAACCGGTTCAAAAGCTCGATCAGTACGGAAACAGCTGGTCAGGTATTTGTTTAACAACAAAGATTACCGATCACGAAACGATGAATGATGTTGTCCTCAGACAATTTGCATTAACATTACCAGAAGTACCTGTGTTAGCGTCTTATGCGGAAATTGACCAAGGATCTCGCCGTACGTTTACCAAAGAAGTACTAGAACTGAATGCCTTCTTTAAACCTGCGGAAAGTTTAGCTTCATGCTTTGCTGAGGTACCAACGGAGGGTATAATTAAAACCTATTATGCTGGTGTCGAGGAAATCTTACAGGATACATCCTTTGTAACAATTGGATCTGATGAAAGAAGAGAAAAAATAACGGTCATCCATCCAAGCATAAGAAAGATGTCAGAAGTTTATATGAACCATGAAGTCCTGGCTGTAGCTTCTGGTCAGTACTGGTCAGCTTCATCTGGTAACCTAACTACCGTTCAACCGACTTTTATTGTTATCGGTGAGGAGTCAATCCATTTAACTGCCCAACAATTTCAAGATCTATCATTTAAATAG